In Astatotilapia calliptera chromosome 23, fAstCal1.2, whole genome shotgun sequence, a genomic segment contains:
- the LOC113016034 gene encoding uncharacterized protein LOC113016034: MDPADVCEDFFEFSTQVTILRGQWICYSACRQENEKESTRVQLKQILSAYPAYAAGLPEDVQDFVRTVLPPQQHQNHEQESLLLPCEPETVRVGSLRLAAAVPPLSSSVSTPSSQSCHTLATVQREEALDTIDLDHDERQTILSALLEEELRWKPWLIPEHEHSFRGTRLALGGPRSCQGLPPIAPPSPTVKRKRRARHRRAALQTERSGFM; this comes from the exons ATGGACCCAGCGGATGTCTGCGAGGATTTTTTTGAGTTCAGCACTCAGGTGACCATTCTCCGCGGACAGTGGATTTGCTACTCCGCGTGCAGACAGGAGAATGAGAAGGAGTCAACCAGAGTCCAGCTAAAACAGATTTTGTCTGCATATCCTGCTTACGCGGCGGGATTGCCGGAGGATGTGCAGGATTTTGTTCGCACGGTTTTGCCACCGCAGCAGCATCAAAACCACGAACAGGAATCACTGCTGCTGCCTTGCGAGCCTGAGACGGTTCGGGTCGGTTCGCTGAGACTCGCCGCAGCGGTACCACCTCTCAGCTCATCAGTTTCCACACCCTCGTCACAGTCTTGTCACACTCTTGCCACGGTCCAACGCGAGGAAGCGCTGGACACCATAGATTTGGACCACGACGAACGTCAGACTATACTCAGCGCTCTattggaggaggagctccggtGGAAGCCATGGCTCATTCCGGAGCACGAGCACTCCTTCCGGGGAACTCGACTGGCTCTCGGGGGTCCCCGGAGCTGCCAGGGACTTCCACCCATCGCTCCGCCGTCTCCCACTGTCAAGAGAAAGCGGCGTGCGCGCCACCGACGCGCCGCACTACAAACGGAG CGTTCGGGGTTCATGTGA